A genomic stretch from Mastacembelus armatus chromosome 12, fMasArm1.2, whole genome shotgun sequence includes:
- the macir gene encoding macrophage immunometabolism regulator, with protein MSVRMEMDISGVSRAHVSILPAAEIKATLKPEAERPRCASTPCSPIRGTVAGYQILHMDSNYLVGFTTGEELLKLAHKWSEGTPEKASVSEAVPGSIQSAVPKSMDLGIHRSSRNFKGKSRYYQPYDIPAANGRRRRRMPSSSDTFLRSLAHGEPGRGLHAPLPLCLLKGKGAQSKSLDYLNLDKISIKESSDTEVLQYQLQHLTLRGERMFTRNKT; from the coding sequence ATGTCTGTAAGGATGGAAATGGATATCAGTGGCGTGTCCAGGGCACATGTCTCCATTCTTCCTGCAGCTGAGATCAAAGCCACATTGAAACCAGAAGCAGAGAGGCCTCGCTGTGCCAGCACCCCATGTTCACCCATCAGAGGTACTGTTGCAGGATACCAGATCCTTCACATGGACTCTAACTATCTAGTGGGCTTTACCACTGGTGAGGAGCTGCTCAAATTGGCCCACAAGTGGTCGGAAGGCACTCCAGAGAAGGCCTCTGTCTCAGAGGCAGTGCCTGGCTCCATCCAGAGTGCTGTCCCAAAGTCAATGGACTTAGGCATCCACCGGTCTTCACGAAACTTCAAAGGCAAAAGTCGCTATTACCAACCCTACGACATTCCTGCTGCCAACGGACGGAGACGGAGGCGTATGCCCAGCTCAAGTGACACCTTCCTTAGGTCCCTGGCCCACGGGGAGCCTGGGAGGGGTCTGCATGCTCCACTACCCCTGTGTCTGCTTAAAGGAAAGGGGGCACAGTCCAAGTCCTTGGACTATCTTAATTTGGACAAAATAAGTATCAAAGAGTCTTCAGATACTGAGGTGTTACAGTACCAACTGCAGCACCTCACCCTCCGAGGGGAACGCATGTTCACCAGAAACAAGACATGA